The Dasypus novemcinctus isolate mDasNov1 chromosome 2, mDasNov1.1.hap2, whole genome shotgun sequence genome includes a region encoding these proteins:
- the WNT9A gene encoding protein Wnt-9a, with amino-acid sequence MLDGPLLARWLAASFALTLLLAALRPSAAYFGLTGSEPLTILPLTLEPEATAAKAHYKACDRLKLERKQRRMCRRDPGVAETLLEAISMSALECQYQFRFERWNCTLEGRYRASLLKRGFKETAFLYAISSAGLTHALAKACSAGRMERCTCDEAPDLENREAWQWGGCGDNLKYSSKFVKEFLGRRSSKDLRARVDFHNNLVGVKVIKAGVETTCKCHGVSGSCTVRTCWRQLAPFHEVGKHLKHKYETALKVGSTTNEAAGEAGDIAAAPRGRAAAGGGDPLPRTPELVHLDDSPSFCLAGRFSPGTAGRKCHREKNCESICCGRGHNTQSRAVTRPCQCQVRWCCYVECKQCTQREEVYTCKG; translated from the exons GCTGACGGGCAGCGAGCCCCTGACCATCCTGCCGCTGACGCTGGAGCCGGAGGCCACGGCCGCCAAGGCGCACTACAAGGCCTGCGACCGGCTGAAGCTGGAGCGGAAGCAGCGGCGCATGTGCCGCCGGGACCCGGGCGTGGCGGAGACGCTGCTGGAGGCCATCAGCATGAGCGCGCTCGAGTGCCAGTACCAGTTCCGCTTCGAGCGCTGGAACTGCACGCTGGAGGGCCGCTACCGGGCCAGCCTGCTCAAGCGAG GTTTCAAGGAGACGGCCTTCCTGTACGCCATCTCCTCGGCGGGGCTGACGCACGCGCTGGCCAAGGCCTGCAGCGCGGGCCGCATGGAGCGCTGCACGTGCGACGAGGCGCCCGACCTGGAGAACCGGGAGGCCTGGCAGTGGGGCGGCTGCGGCGACAACCTCAAGTACAGCAGCAAGTTCGTCAAGGAGTTCCTGGGGCGGCGGTCGAGCAAGGACCTGCGCGCCCGCGTGGACTTCCACAACAACCTCGTGGGCGTGAAG GTCATCAAGGCCGGGGTGGAGACCACGTGCAAGTGCCACGGCGTGTCGGGCTCCTGCACCGTGCGGACCTGCTGGCGGCAGCTGGCGCCCTTCCACGAGGTGGGGAAGCACCTGAAGCACAAGTACGAGACGGCCCTCAAGGTGGGCAGCACCACCAACGAGGCGGCTGGCGAGGCGGGCGACATCGCCGCCGCGCCGCGGggccgggcggcggcgggcggcggggacCCGCTGCCCCGCACGCCCGAGCTGGTGCACCTGGACGACTCGCCCAGCTTCTGCCTGGCCGGCCGCTTCTCACCGGGCACCGCCGGCCGCAAGTGCCACCGCGAGAAGAACTGCGAGAGCATCTGCTGCGGCCGGGGCCACAACACGCAGAGCCGGGCGGTGACGCGGCCCTGCCAGTGCCAGGTGCGCTGGTGCTGCTACGTGGAGTGCAAGCAGTGCACGCAGCGCGAGGAGGTCTACACGTGCAAGGGCTGA